One Mus pahari chromosome 10, PAHARI_EIJ_v1.1, whole genome shotgun sequence genomic window, GAACAAGCAgttcccctccatggcctcttcttcaTCAGCccttgccttcaggttcctgtcctgactgagTTCCTCTCCCCACTGCATTTGCTGAGACTGTTTTAtagaactgtgagtgaaatacaCCCTTTtgccccaagttgcttttgaattCATCACCGTAGTAATAACCATAACTGCGGCCATCTCTGTACAGTATTCCATCAGTCATCGCTGTTTGGGACCTATCCCTTCATCTCTGAGCATGGTCAGTGTTAATGTCTTTGAATTTTAGTGTTTTGGGTCATTTCACACAGCTTTGAGGTTCTGGCCATAAGGAGGAGGATGTTAAGAGCTGGACACTCTTAAGATACTGCTTATGTTCCTGTGGATGACTATGGCCTTGGCAAAGGCAGATTAGTACCGGTCTATCAGGAGCCTGAAAAGTATCTGTGCAGTTTGACAGTTGAATGCTACTCATCATGCCTGttgtggtagcacatgccagTTGAGTGTGCCAAAAGGCTCATGAGTCTCACTTGTAGGGCTTTTACCTGGGGTAGTACTGGGAGCATTTATAAAGATGCTGCTGTGGACTGCTTGTGTCCCCTCcgatgtgtgtgtttaaatctgGTGTCTAATATGATGGAATCGGGAGGAGGCTGTTGGGAGGTAAGGAATGAGATTAGTGTCCCTAAGgatgaggccccagggagctgCCTTGTCTCTTCGACCAAGTGGGGTCATAGAGAAGGGCTCCTTCCATCCATGACCCAGGAAATGCTCAGATACCTGGTTTACTAACATTTTGATCCTGGGCTTCTCAGCTTCCAGAATGAGCAGAAACAGACTGCCCCTGTTTCATAGGTCACCTGGTCtgtggtgtttcattacagccaCCATTACAGACTGAGACAAGATTTTATCATTCATCATGTGGTGCTTTTCCAGTAGCAAAACACCAACAAGAGAAACCAAGAAGATAATGCACCTAAGTATATTACATGTACGAAATATAAAATGTGCCTCTCATAACACACAGTATTTTCCGGCCAAGGTGCTTCAGGCAGCGTTGATCAGCCATGAGTGTTGTGATGAGAGCACTCTGTTCAGAACCTAGGATGCAGTGACGTCATGCCATACTTCATGGGTGAATGCTGCCACCCCAGGCTCCTTATATGTTGAGTTTGGAATTAATATTTGACCTGTTGTGAATTCAGAACCTGTTACTGTTTTTTGCCACCCCTACCCCCTGACAGTTAGTTATGGGACCCCATATGAGGGTCAGGGCAGTCTTAAGAAGCCGAGCTCCCTTCCTGTTCCCACGCCTCTGGATTAGGATATATGCTGCCCGGGTCAGCAGGACTGTAGGCCACTGCTTTATGATCTCAAAATTCGGGGCTTTTTACAttcaggaagtggaagtggatcATGAAAGCCCTGCCCAGAAGTGTGCATGGTCCCTCAGGGCAGAGAGAAGATGACAAAAGGCGGATATAAGGCAGGAGAGTGGCTCTGAGTGTTTTAACAGCACACCAGCTGTCAGACCTCCATCAGACACTGGGGAACCACTCTTGACCTTGGTTTTCTTAGCTGTAAGACAGAAGCAATAAAATCACTTTCTTAGTTTTCAAGCTGAGTGAGTAATTTTTTTTGCCCTCAGGTTAAagtttcaaaacaataaaatcacaTTTCTGAAATTATGTATCCCATGTGAAGGAAAACAGTCTTCtttttcagaaatgaaagatGGCTTTGTTTATATCACCACACAGTAATCTCGGCTTCATGTACGCGAGCTTATCGATGTGCTGCTTAGCAGCACTTTGTCTGTGTCTGGAGAACTGCCCCGTCCTGTTAGTCATTCATGGACCCGGTGATCAGAGCCATTTGCTTATAGCATATTACAGCTTTCCAACCCCAGCGTCACATACTACTGGTGATTTCTAAGGGGACCTGCGGATGGAGGTAGAGGGAGTCTGTGTGAGAGTTTGCTCTTCAGGCTTTGTGCTGTCTGTTCAttccttacattttcttttttttaatgcttcttcTTTGGTCACTTAGAAAAGGCAGCCATGTTTTATGTTTAATCTGCTTAAGACATGTTTAACACAGTGAATACTGGCTTCCCGACATCTGAGGGCATGCTGATGCAGCCAAAGCTACTGAGGAGCGCACCTGACCCCTAGTGACTGGAGATGGAACCTTGGAGGGTCGTAGGAGTAAAAAGGGTCAAGACAGAGTTGGCTGAAAGATGCTTTGTGGCTTAGTCTCACCCTCACAGAAGTGAGGAAGGAGTCATGTTTTCTCTTGTGAATTGATAAAAGAATTATTTCCTGATCATGATTGTAGCTGTGGAATATCCAAGAGGAACAGCAGGGTTGCTGCTCTTCATTGGTCACTGAAGTCCATCTCAGATGGGCTACGCATGGTTTACAAATGATCCTACAAATGGTCCTTGGCTGTGGGGGCTTACCTGATTGTAAATGTCAGCTTCcagcagggtggggaggtaggaagTGGCTCATCCCATCTCACCTGTCCCCTCATCCTCTGTCCTTGCAGACGTCAGGGTTGAGCCTCAACCTCTTGGGATGTCTGGGTGTGCTAGTTACTGCATTAGAGCTGGCTCTGTCCTGGCCTAGACAGTGAGGGCAGCATGCATAtctcctcagaccacagggaatCTAGAATAGGCTAATCTGCAAATGCGTGCACCAGGTAAGCATCTCTCTTTGCTTATCTTCTCTCTAGATCAAGAAGAAGCAGCAGGATGTGGTTCGATTTCTGGAAGCCAACAAGATAGAGTTCGAGGAGGTGGACATCACCATGTCAGAAGAACAGAGGCAGTGGATGTACAAAAATATTCCCCCTGAGAAGAAGCCTGCGCAGGGCAACCCTCTGCCACCTCAGATATTTAATGGGGATCGATACTGTGGAGTAAGTGGCTGCACTGTTCCCACACTCTTTCCTTCTGTTGCCCATAACGCTGTGGGTATGTAAACCAGGGTACATTCGGATTTGTTCAGCACCTGTTCAGGGTCGTAGGCCTAGCAGAGAGTGGAACTCAGAGCAGCTGCAAGATCAGCAGCACAGACAGGGGGCTGTTAGAGAATTGTGTGGTATGTAATGGAGTTCCAGGGTGTCTGTCAGTCTTCCATCCTGTCCCTCTCTTTGCTTTGGAAGGGAAGTGGAGAGCATGTGCTTACTGTGTTCTGACTTTTCAAGCATGTCTCTTCATTAAAACGTTTGAGGGCCAGACTGGAGAGGTAATTATTCTTGAATCATTATTCCCCACTGATAGCTGATTAGAAAACAgaattcatattaaaaaaaaaaaagattatcagcaAGGGATTGCTGTGAATATCTAAAATCTGTTTTGGTGCCTTCCTGCTGGGTGGTATATGAGAAAGCGAA contains:
- the Sh3bgrl2 gene encoding SH3 domain-binding glutamic acid-rich-like protein 2 produces the protein MVVRVFVASCSGFVAIKKKQQDVVRFLEANKIEFEEVDITMSEEQRQWMYKNIPPEKKPAQGNPLPPQIFNGDRYCGDYDSFFESKESNTVFSFLGLKPRPASTAEP